AAGGAGCATGGATAAAGGCATTGCCATTTGGATTTGAACAACGCATTGATATCCAATTAGCTCCATGATGGTATACCATTCAAATCCTTTTCCAATCAAATCATCAATGTACTTGAATAGGAAAAGCATCAATAAGACAAACATCACAATAAAGAATGTGACAATAAATGGTTTTATGAAAGCTTGAAGAATAAGTAAATGAACCTTTTTCATCCGTGACGCAAAGCAAATTGATGCCTTTACATTAAGGCATCTCCCAACTAAGAAGCTCCTGCTGGAGCCCCTAGTGGAAATATATTGCAAAGATAGGCTTTTTTATGCACCTATAACACTTTGAAGATAGACTATTGAATTTTTCCAAATTAACTTTCTATTTTCAAGGTCTTCTTCTTTAGCGTAATCTGTTATCTTAAGAGCAACATCATTCGTTAGCTCGTCTTGATCGATCTCCAGATCGAAATAATAGGGATCATCATCTAGCCATTTAAAGCGTACAGATTTATTTTCTTTTGATGCTACAATTTTTGCTCGGTGAGGTTCATCATCCCAAATGAAAGTATAAACGGTGTCTTTATAGTTTACATCATCTGCAAACCATTGTGCCAATTCGTTTGGTTCTTGCAAATACGGAAATAAAATTCTAGGTGAAGAGTTGATGATATATTCTAGTTGGAATTTTATTTTATCTGCCATAAAAATGTTTTTTTAAATTTTAGTTTGTTTAAATCAAAAATAAGCTATATTTGCATTCCCAAAAATGGCGGGGTAGCTCAGATGGTTAGAGCGTTGGAT
The DNA window shown above is from Sphingobacterium thalpophilum and carries:
- a CDS encoding START-like domain-containing protein, whose product is MADKIKFQLEYIINSSPRILFPYLQEPNELAQWFADDVNYKDTVYTFIWDDEPHRAKIVASKENKSVRFKWLDDDPYYFDLEIDQDELTNDVALKITDYAKEEDLENRKLIWKNSIVYLQSVIGA